Proteins found in one Micromonospora sp. WMMD1082 genomic segment:
- a CDS encoding EAL domain-containing protein: MTQVALRPTTGPTVGVAARDSRITLRHVQATVAVTALGTAWCVANFTVGAGTEALAYTFVPLGGVFAAGSAVHLLRNADLDPVTRRFWRALLVAAVAITIGYAWLALDMLTHAAEARTRSMPLPAAACAAIGFLVAIWAVARVPVVEAGGVERWRILLDRMIAFLGCAALLCYIGLAPMLDADEPWSPQAMALVALAFLVAVGAATKVSFVAGGPVDPVALRLVAASGGVTAGIVAVLAVRYGYVATVPAQAIVMPLTPVFFTLGVTAQWRAELGIRRARARNGMLLPYLAVVAVDLPLLAVAFGAPVTWPVRVVLIAAVVVTALVSARQFIAYRENARLLRNTRIQEERLQYEVSHDGLTGLANRVLFRDRLASALTATAPASVLLVDLDDFKTVNDLLGHGVGDRLLVSVAQLLRAEVSDDGLPVRVAGDEFAVLLTGADADPEELAGRLLAALDHPISQHRLLVQASIGIADAAPGATVDSVLRDADVAMYTAKQRGKASFVRYVDGMGEPVLAHMQLGGELRRALDDNELRVVYQPILRLDDNRLVGVEALVRWHHPTRGTVGPAEFIPAAERTGLIVPLGRFVLRETCRQAAAWSREFGPDALREAGLNVSARQLHDPDFVSDVTTALAESGLPCERLVLEVTESAVLRGQQVSRTLFELDRMGIRLSLDDFGTGESSLSLLRAFPAAIVKLDKSFVDGIEIDDGQAAAADARQAVARAVIQLAHALGLETVAEGIESAAQVAVLRDLGYTRGQGYFLARPMTADGISCLLAHQRTGTAARPVI, from the coding sequence GTGACGCAGGTGGCGCTTCGGCCGACGACGGGCCCCACGGTCGGGGTCGCCGCGAGGGACAGCCGGATCACCCTGCGCCATGTGCAGGCCACCGTCGCGGTCACCGCCCTCGGGACCGCCTGGTGCGTCGCGAACTTCACGGTCGGCGCCGGCACCGAGGCGCTCGCGTACACCTTCGTTCCCCTCGGCGGGGTCTTCGCCGCCGGGTCCGCCGTACACCTGCTCCGCAACGCCGACCTCGACCCGGTCACCCGGCGCTTCTGGCGCGCGCTCCTCGTCGCGGCGGTCGCCATCACGATCGGGTACGCCTGGCTGGCGCTGGACATGCTGACGCACGCCGCCGAGGCCCGGACCCGAAGCATGCCGTTGCCGGCGGCGGCCTGCGCGGCGATCGGATTCCTCGTCGCCATCTGGGCCGTGGCCCGGGTGCCGGTCGTCGAGGCCGGCGGTGTCGAGCGGTGGCGCATCCTGCTCGACCGCATGATCGCGTTCCTCGGCTGCGCGGCCCTGCTCTGTTACATCGGGCTGGCCCCGATGCTGGACGCCGACGAGCCGTGGAGCCCGCAGGCGATGGCGCTGGTCGCGCTCGCGTTCCTGGTCGCCGTCGGTGCCGCGACCAAGGTCTCCTTCGTCGCGGGCGGTCCGGTGGATCCCGTCGCCCTACGACTCGTCGCGGCCAGCGGCGGCGTCACCGCCGGGATCGTCGCCGTGCTCGCGGTCCGGTACGGGTACGTCGCCACCGTCCCCGCCCAGGCGATCGTGATGCCGCTGACCCCGGTGTTCTTCACGCTCGGCGTCACGGCGCAATGGCGGGCCGAACTCGGGATCCGCCGCGCCCGGGCCCGCAACGGCATGCTCCTGCCGTACCTGGCCGTGGTGGCGGTCGACCTGCCGCTGCTCGCGGTCGCGTTCGGCGCCCCCGTGACCTGGCCGGTCCGGGTGGTCCTGATCGCCGCCGTGGTGGTGACCGCGCTGGTCAGCGCCCGGCAGTTCATCGCCTACCGGGAGAACGCCCGGCTGCTGCGCAACACCCGCATCCAGGAGGAGCGCCTCCAGTACGAGGTCAGCCACGACGGACTCACCGGGCTGGCCAACCGGGTGCTCTTCCGGGACCGGCTCGCGTCCGCGCTCACCGCGACCGCACCCGCCTCGGTGCTCCTGGTCGACCTGGACGACTTCAAGACCGTCAACGACCTGCTCGGTCACGGCGTCGGTGACCGGTTGCTGGTCTCGGTCGCCCAGCTGCTGCGCGCCGAGGTCAGCGACGACGGCCTGCCGGTACGGGTCGCCGGTGACGAGTTCGCCGTCCTGCTCACCGGCGCCGACGCGGACCCCGAGGAACTGGCCGGCCGGCTGCTGGCCGCGCTCGACCATCCGATCAGCCAGCACCGCCTGCTGGTGCAGGCCAGCATCGGCATCGCCGACGCCGCACCCGGGGCCACCGTCGACTCGGTGCTGCGGGACGCCGACGTCGCCATGTACACGGCCAAACAGCGCGGAAAGGCGAGCTTCGTACGCTACGTGGACGGCATGGGTGAGCCCGTCCTGGCGCACATGCAGCTCGGCGGCGAACTGCGGCGGGCCCTGGACGACAACGAGCTGCGGGTCGTCTACCAGCCGATCCTGCGGCTCGACGACAACCGGTTGGTCGGGGTCGAGGCGCTGGTCCGCTGGCACCACCCGACCCGGGGCACCGTCGGCCCGGCCGAGTTCATCCCGGCCGCCGAGCGGACCGGTCTGATCGTGCCGCTGGGCCGGTTCGTGCTGCGCGAGACGTGCCGCCAGGCGGCGGCGTGGTCACGGGAGTTCGGGCCGGACGCGCTCCGCGAGGCGGGCCTGAACGTCTCCGCACGGCAACTGCACGACCCCGACTTCGTCTCCGACGTGACGACCGCGCTGGCCGAGAGCGGGCTGCCCTGCGAACGGCTGGTGCTGGAGGTGACCGAGTCGGCGGTGCTGCGCGGTCAGCAGGTCTCCCGTACCCTCTTCGAACTCGACCGGATGGGGATCCGCCTCTCGCTGGACGACTTCGGCACCGGCGAATCGTCGCTGAGCCTACTCCGGGCCTTCCCCGCCGCGATCGTGAAGCTCGACAAGTCCTTCGTCGACGGTATCGAGATCGACGACGGCCAGGCCGCGGCGGCCGACGCCCGGCAGGCGGTGGCCCGCGCGGTGATCCAACTCGCCCACGCGCTCGGCCTGGAGACCGTCGCCGAGGGCATCGAGAGCGCCGCACAGGTCGCCGTGCTCCGCGACCTCGGCTACACCCGTGGCCAGGGCTACTTCCTGGCCCGGCCGATGACCGCCGATGGCATCTCCTGCCTGCTGGCTCACCAGCGGACCGGGACAGCCGCCCGACCGGTGATCTGA
- a CDS encoding ABC transporter substrate-binding protein, producing the protein MRVRRLAAWTALPLAVTLGLVACGAGGDGGSGESDPNAAVRIEIAEPQHLVPTNTNETSGSQVLAALFSPLVDYDEAHKPYEVAAESITSEDNTTWTVKLKDGYTFHNGEDVTADNYIDAWNYGAYAPNGQNSSYFFEKIAGYDDLQGENPTAETLSGLKKVDDQTFTVTLSQPYSEFRSMLGYTAFYPLPEAAFSAPGELAEGFEQAPIGQGPFKMKGTWQHDAKVEVERYDAFPGEQPKVAGVEFRIYQQLTAAYADVLSDNLDVIKTIPTENLSTAATDLGDRFQQSPASSLHFLSFPTFQEEFSNPDVRRAISMAIDREEITRSIFKDSQQPARSFVSPAVAGYRENTVGAAGEFDPAKAKALYQAAGGPSKITLSYNGDGGHKDWIDATCNQLKANLGVDCVGNAEPKFADLLTKVKAKQPVGLFRMGWIMDYPSMENYLGPLYSTNGSSNYYGYSNPDFDRLLAEGASAPSEEEAIKKYQAAEDLLAEDLPVVPLRFGQNNFGHSTKVQNVEMDLFDRIDLIKIEAVK; encoded by the coding sequence ATGCGTGTTCGTAGGCTCGCCGCCTGGACCGCCCTCCCGCTCGCGGTGACCCTGGGCCTGGTGGCCTGCGGCGCGGGCGGCGACGGCGGATCCGGCGAGAGTGACCCCAACGCGGCCGTGCGGATCGAGATCGCCGAGCCGCAGCACCTGGTGCCGACCAACACCAACGAGACGAGCGGCTCCCAGGTGCTCGCCGCCCTGTTCAGCCCGCTGGTCGACTACGACGAGGCCCACAAGCCGTACGAGGTCGCGGCCGAGTCGATCACGTCCGAGGACAACACCACCTGGACGGTCAAGCTCAAGGACGGCTACACCTTCCACAACGGCGAGGACGTGACCGCCGACAACTACATCGACGCCTGGAACTACGGCGCGTACGCCCCGAACGGCCAGAACTCCAGCTACTTCTTCGAGAAGATCGCCGGATACGACGACCTGCAGGGCGAGAACCCGACGGCCGAGACGCTCAGCGGGCTGAAGAAGGTCGACGACCAGACCTTCACCGTCACGCTGTCGCAGCCGTACAGCGAGTTCCGGTCGATGCTCGGCTACACCGCCTTCTACCCGCTGCCGGAGGCCGCCTTCTCCGCGCCGGGCGAGCTGGCCGAGGGCTTCGAGCAGGCGCCGATCGGCCAGGGCCCGTTCAAGATGAAGGGCACCTGGCAGCACGACGCCAAGGTCGAGGTCGAGCGGTACGACGCCTTCCCGGGCGAGCAGCCGAAGGTGGCCGGCGTCGAGTTCCGCATCTACCAGCAGCTGACCGCCGCGTACGCGGACGTGCTGTCGGACAACCTCGACGTGATCAAGACCATCCCGACGGAGAACCTCTCGACGGCCGCCACCGACCTGGGTGACCGGTTCCAGCAGAGCCCCGCGTCGTCGCTGCACTTCCTCTCCTTCCCGACCTTCCAGGAGGAGTTCAGCAACCCGGACGTGCGCCGGGCCATCTCGATGGCGATCGACCGCGAGGAGATCACCCGGTCGATCTTCAAGGACTCGCAGCAGCCGGCCCGCTCGTTCGTCTCGCCGGCCGTCGCCGGCTACCGGGAGAACACCGTCGGCGCCGCCGGCGAGTTCGACCCGGCCAAGGCCAAGGCGCTCTACCAGGCCGCCGGTGGCCCGTCGAAGATCACCCTGTCCTACAACGGGGACGGCGGCCACAAGGACTGGATCGACGCCACCTGCAACCAGCTCAAGGCCAACCTGGGCGTGGACTGCGTCGGCAACGCCGAGCCGAAGTTCGCCGACCTGCTGACCAAGGTCAAGGCCAAGCAGCCGGTCGGCCTGTTCCGGATGGGCTGGATCATGGACTACCCGTCCATGGAGAACTACCTGGGCCCGCTGTACAGCACCAACGGTTCGTCGAACTACTACGGCTACAGCAACCCGGACTTCGACCGCCTGCTCGCCGAGGGCGCCAGCGCCCCCAGCGAGGAGGAGGCGATCAAGAAGTACCAGGCCGCCGAGGACCTGCTGGCGGAGGACCTGCCGGTCGTGCCGCTGCGGTTCGGCCAGAACAACTTCGGCCACTCCACCAAGGTCCAGAACGTCGAGATGGACCTCTTCGACCGGATCGACCTGATCAAGATCGAGGCCGTGAAGTAA
- a CDS encoding ABC transporter ATP-binding protein yields the protein MGQNAVRPTPASPTPPGGHLLEVRDLHVEFRTGEGVARVINGVSYHLDAGETLAVLGESGSGKSVTAQAIMGILDTPPAHIRSGQIRYQGRDLLGLPEEQRRQVRGKEIAMIFQDALSALNPVFPVGWQIGETLRQRLGMSRGDARRRAVELMDLVQIPAAAKRIGDYPHQFSGGMRQRVMIAMALAMEPKVLIADEPTTALDVTVQAQIMDLLADLRRDLDTAMILITHDLGVVADVADRIAVMYAGRIVEHADVRSLYRAPAHPYTKGLLNSIPRLDQRGGKLSTIRGLPPNLMRIPSGCPFHPRCPYAQQVCVDVVPHDLVLGDGRTSACHFAQEVRDDRAG from the coding sequence ATGGGTCAGAACGCCGTCCGGCCGACGCCGGCCTCACCCACTCCGCCCGGCGGGCACCTGCTGGAGGTACGCGACCTGCACGTCGAGTTTCGCACCGGCGAGGGCGTGGCCAGGGTGATCAACGGGGTCAGCTACCACCTGGACGCGGGCGAGACGCTCGCCGTGCTGGGTGAGTCCGGGTCCGGCAAGTCCGTCACCGCGCAGGCCATCATGGGCATCCTGGACACCCCGCCCGCGCACATCCGCTCCGGCCAGATCCGCTACCAGGGTCGGGACCTGCTGGGCCTGCCGGAGGAGCAGCGCCGGCAGGTGCGCGGCAAGGAGATCGCCATGATCTTCCAGGACGCCCTCTCCGCGCTGAACCCGGTCTTCCCGGTCGGCTGGCAGATCGGCGAGACGCTGCGCCAGCGACTCGGGATGTCCCGTGGCGACGCCCGCCGCCGCGCGGTGGAGCTGATGGACCTGGTGCAGATCCCGGCCGCGGCGAAACGCATCGGCGACTACCCGCACCAGTTCTCCGGCGGCATGCGCCAGCGGGTGATGATCGCGATGGCGCTGGCGATGGAACCCAAGGTGCTCATCGCCGACGAGCCGACCACCGCGCTGGACGTCACCGTGCAGGCGCAGATCATGGATCTCCTCGCCGACCTGCGGCGGGACCTGGACACGGCGATGATCCTGATCACCCACGACCTCGGCGTGGTCGCCGACGTCGCGGACCGCATCGCGGTCATGTACGCGGGCCGGATCGTCGAGCACGCCGACGTCCGCTCGCTGTACCGGGCGCCCGCCCACCCGTACACCAAGGGGTTGTTGAACTCGATCCCGCGCCTGGACCAGCGTGGCGGGAAGCTGTCCACGATCCGTGGCCTGCCGCCCAACCTGATGCGCATCCCCAGCGGGTGTCCCTTCCACCCCCGGTGCCCGTACGCGCAGCAGGTCTGCGTGGACGTGGTGCCGCACGACCTGGTCCTCGGCGACGGCCGGACCAGCGCGTGCCACTTCGCACAGGAGGTACGCGATGACCGCGCCGGCTAG
- a CDS encoding ABC transporter permease, producing MSDFETVAATENQAARRGPSGEPGTPNQVGQPRRPRSLAGDAWRDLRRKPIFWISLVLVLLVTAMAAVPGLFTSNNPTDCVLSRQHAAPSGGAIFGYDFQGCDTYARAVYGARASLLVGALSALLTGVIALVVGMLAGYFGGWVDAVLSRVIDIVLGIPLLLAAIVLLKRVGSDSATVRVGAVIFVLAVLGWTTAARVVRSSVITAREQDYVAAARMLGAGNGRIMWRHILPNALAPAIVVLTIALGSFIAAEATLSFLGIGLKEPTISWGIDINNGRVHMRESATPLVVPSTFLALTVLAFIMLGDAIRDAFDPKLR from the coding sequence ATGAGTGACTTCGAGACCGTGGCGGCCACCGAGAACCAGGCCGCCCGGCGCGGACCGTCGGGCGAACCGGGCACGCCGAACCAGGTGGGCCAGCCGCGCCGGCCGCGCAGCCTGGCCGGCGACGCCTGGCGCGATCTGCGTCGCAAGCCGATCTTCTGGATCAGCCTGGTCCTGGTGCTGCTGGTGACCGCGATGGCCGCCGTACCGGGCCTGTTCACCAGCAACAACCCCACCGACTGCGTGCTGTCCCGCCAGCACGCGGCGCCCTCCGGCGGGGCCATCTTCGGGTACGACTTCCAGGGCTGCGACACGTACGCCCGCGCGGTCTACGGCGCCCGCGCCTCGCTGCTGGTCGGCGCCCTCTCCGCGCTGCTCACCGGCGTGATCGCGCTGGTCGTCGGCATGCTCGCCGGATACTTCGGCGGCTGGGTGGACGCGGTGCTCTCCCGGGTGATCGACATCGTGCTGGGCATCCCGCTGCTGCTGGCCGCGATCGTCCTGCTCAAGCGGGTCGGCAGCGACAGCGCCACGGTGCGCGTCGGTGCGGTCATCTTCGTGCTGGCGGTGCTCGGCTGGACCACCGCCGCCCGGGTGGTCCGCTCCTCGGTGATCACCGCCCGGGAGCAGGACTACGTGGCCGCGGCCCGGATGCTCGGCGCCGGCAACGGCCGGATCATGTGGCGGCACATCCTGCCGAACGCGCTCGCCCCGGCGATCGTGGTGCTGACCATCGCGCTCGGCTCGTTCATCGCCGCCGAGGCGACGCTCTCCTTCCTCGGCATCGGGCTGAAGGAGCCGACCATCTCCTGGGGCATCGACATCAACAACGGCCGGGTGCACATGCGGGAGTCGGCGACCCCGCTGGTGGTCCCGTCGACGTTCCTGGCGCTGACCGTGCTGGCCTTCATCATGCTCGGCGACGCGATCCGCGACGCCTTCGACCCGAAGCTGCGGTGA
- a CDS encoding bifunctional methylenetetrahydrofolate dehydrogenase/methenyltetrahydrofolate cyclohydrolase, translating into MTATLLNGKATAAEIKDELRARVKALAERGTVPGLGTVLVGADPGSQAYVNGKHRDCAEVGIASIRRELPADATQEQVDATLAELNADPACHGYIVQLPLPGHLDTQRVLELIDPDKDADGLHPVNLGRLVLGYEAPLPCTPRGIVELLRRHDVPLRGANVAVVGRGNTVGRPLGLLLTRRSENATVTLCHTGTLDLTAHTRAADIVIVAAGVPGLLTADMVTPGAVVVDVGITRVIGQDGKGRYTGDVAPEVAEVAGKLVPMPGGVGPMTRAMLLTNVVERASRG; encoded by the coding sequence GTGACGGCGACGCTTCTGAACGGCAAGGCGACCGCGGCCGAGATCAAGGACGAGCTGCGGGCGCGGGTCAAGGCGCTGGCGGAACGGGGCACCGTACCGGGCCTCGGCACGGTGCTGGTCGGTGCCGATCCCGGCTCCCAGGCGTACGTGAACGGCAAGCACCGGGACTGCGCCGAGGTCGGCATCGCCTCGATCCGCCGGGAGTTGCCGGCCGACGCCACCCAGGAACAGGTCGACGCGACCCTCGCCGAGCTGAACGCGGACCCGGCCTGTCACGGCTACATCGTCCAGTTGCCGTTGCCGGGGCACCTGGACACGCAGCGGGTGCTGGAGCTGATCGACCCGGACAAGGACGCCGACGGCCTGCACCCGGTCAACCTGGGCCGGCTGGTGCTCGGCTACGAGGCGCCGCTGCCGTGCACCCCGCGCGGCATCGTGGAACTGCTCCGCCGGCACGACGTGCCGTTGCGCGGGGCCAATGTCGCGGTCGTGGGTCGGGGCAACACGGTCGGTCGCCCGCTGGGGTTGCTGCTCACCCGGCGCAGCGAGAACGCCACGGTGACCCTGTGCCACACCGGCACCCTCGACCTCACCGCGCACACCCGCGCCGCCGACATCGTCATCGTCGCGGCCGGCGTGCCCGGACTGCTCACCGCGGACATGGTCACCCCGGGCGCCGTCGTGGTCGACGTGGGCATCACCCGGGTGATCGGGCAGGACGGCAAGGGCCGCTACACCGGTGACGTGGCCCCGGAGGTCGCCGAGGTGGCCGGCAAGCTGGTGCCGATGCCCGGCGGCGTGGGCCCGATGACCCGCGCGATGTTGCTCACCAACGTCGTCGAGCGCGCCTCCCGCGGCTGA
- the mdh gene encoding malate dehydrogenase codes for MGKKVTVVGAGFYGSTTAQRLAEYDVFDTVVITDIIEGKPAGIALDLNQSRPVEGFETTVVGVTTGPNGEGYEGIEGSDVVVITAGLPRKPGMSRMDLLETNAKIVRQVAENVAKYAPNAVVIVVSNPLDEMTALAQIATQFPRNRVLGQAGMLDTARFTNFVAEALDVPVKSVRTLTLGSHGDTMVPVPSQSTVDGKPLREVMPAEQIEDLVVRTRNGGAEVVALLKTGSAYYAPSAAAARMAKAVAEDSGEVMPVCAWVDGEYGISGVYLGVEAEIGAEGVKRIVETPLDADELASLKAAAEAVRAKQSDITTM; via the coding sequence ATGGGTAAGAAGGTCACTGTCGTCGGCGCCGGTTTCTACGGCTCCACCACCGCGCAGCGCCTGGCCGAGTACGACGTCTTCGACACCGTCGTGATCACCGACATCATCGAGGGCAAGCCCGCGGGCATCGCCCTGGATCTCAACCAGTCGCGTCCCGTGGAGGGCTTCGAGACCACGGTCGTGGGCGTCACGACCGGCCCGAACGGTGAGGGCTACGAGGGCATCGAGGGCTCGGATGTCGTGGTGATCACCGCCGGCCTGCCGCGCAAGCCGGGGATGAGCCGGATGGACCTGCTGGAGACCAACGCCAAGATCGTTCGCCAGGTCGCCGAGAACGTGGCCAAGTACGCACCGAACGCCGTCGTCATCGTGGTCTCCAACCCGCTCGACGAGATGACCGCGCTGGCCCAGATCGCCACCCAGTTCCCGCGCAACCGGGTGCTCGGCCAGGCCGGCATGCTGGACACCGCCCGGTTCACCAACTTCGTCGCCGAGGCACTGGACGTACCGGTGAAGTCGGTACGCACCCTCACCCTGGGTTCGCACGGCGACACCATGGTTCCGGTGCCGTCCCAGAGCACCGTCGACGGCAAGCCGCTGCGTGAGGTCATGCCGGCCGAGCAGATCGAGGACCTGGTCGTGCGTACCCGCAACGGTGGCGCCGAGGTGGTGGCGCTGCTCAAGACGGGCTCGGCGTACTACGCCCCGTCGGCCGCCGCCGCCCGGATGGCCAAGGCCGTCGCGGAGGACTCCGGCGAGGTCATGCCGGTCTGTGCCTGGGTCGACGGCGAGTACGGCATCTCCGGCGTCTACCTCGGCGTCGAGGCCGAGATCGGCGCCGAGGGCGTCAAGCGCATCGTCGAGACCCCCCTCGACGCCGACGAACTGGCCAGCCTCAAGGCCGCCGCCGAAGCCGTCCGCGCCAAGCAGTCCGACATCACCACCATGTAA
- a CDS encoding ABC transporter permease, which translates to MFRFIVRRLLQMVLAFFGTTLIVYALMFAGQGDPIQALAGERPVTAAQRAYLTEKYHLDATGVGGFFYRYFDYISNLLRGDLGESLTGRSIGDILAAAWPVTIKLALIAIAVAIIFGVTAGVLAGIRRASIFDNATLLLTLLVLGIPTIVLAPLAQYFLGVRWQLFPPTAGADPDFHALLLPGIVLGSLSLATALRLTRTSVAENLRADYVRTARSKGLPRRRVVSVHVLRNSLIPVITFLGVEVGNLMSGAIITEGVFNIPGVGFNLFRGIRTEDGPLVVGIVSVLVVVYLVSNLVVDILYAVLDPRIRYE; encoded by the coding sequence ATGTTCCGCTTCATCGTGCGGCGTCTGCTTCAGATGGTGCTGGCCTTCTTCGGGACCACGCTGATCGTCTACGCCCTGATGTTCGCCGGCCAGGGCGACCCGATCCAGGCCCTCGCCGGCGAGCGCCCGGTCACCGCCGCACAGCGGGCGTACCTCACCGAGAAGTACCACCTCGACGCCACCGGGGTCGGTGGCTTCTTCTACCGGTACTTCGACTACATCTCCAACCTGCTCCGCGGCGACCTGGGTGAGTCGCTCACCGGGCGGTCCATCGGCGACATCCTCGCCGCCGCCTGGCCGGTCACCATCAAGCTGGCCCTGATCGCCATCGCGGTCGCGATCATCTTCGGCGTCACCGCGGGCGTGCTCGCCGGCATCCGGCGCGCCAGCATCTTCGACAACGCCACGCTGCTGCTGACCCTGCTGGTGCTCGGCATACCGACCATCGTGCTGGCCCCCCTCGCGCAGTACTTCCTCGGCGTCCGGTGGCAACTGTTCCCGCCCACCGCCGGTGCGGACCCCGACTTCCACGCGCTGCTGCTGCCCGGCATCGTGCTCGGCTCGCTCTCCCTGGCCACCGCGCTGCGGCTGACCCGTACCTCGGTGGCCGAGAACCTGCGCGCCGACTACGTACGCACCGCCCGGTCGAAGGGCCTGCCGAGGCGGCGGGTGGTCAGCGTGCACGTGCTGCGCAACTCGCTCATCCCCGTGATCACCTTCCTCGGTGTCGAGGTCGGCAACCTGATGAGCGGCGCGATCATCACCGAGGGCGTGTTCAACATCCCCGGCGTCGGCTTCAACCTCTTCCGCGGCATCCGCACCGAGGACGGCCCGCTGGTGGTGGGCATCGTCAGCGTGCTCGTCGTGGTCTACCTCGTCTCCAACCTCGTGGTGGACATCCTGTACGCGGTGCTCGACCCGAGGATCCGCTATGAGTGA
- a CDS encoding dipeptide ABC transporter ATP-binding protein: protein MTAPASPTKVRGETILDVNHVVKHFPITQGVLFRKQVGAVKAVDGVSFELRRGETLGIVGESGCGKSTLARLLMRLEKPTAGRATLAGRDLFAASGGELRRIRRNMQMVMQDPYTSLNPRMTVGDIIGEPFEIHPEAAPKGSRQRRVQELLDVVGLNPEHVNRYPHQFSGGQRQRIGIARALALRPEVIVCDEPVSALDVSIQAQVINLLEELQDEFGLSYIFIAHDLSVVRHISDRIAVMYLGRIVEIGTEAEIYERATHPYTQALLSAAPVPDPDAREHRSVIRLTGDVPSPADPPSGCHFRTRCWKAQDICATQDPQTVLRAADPHPSACHFAEVRPGL, encoded by the coding sequence ATGACCGCGCCGGCTAGCCCGACGAAGGTGCGGGGCGAGACGATCCTCGACGTCAACCACGTGGTCAAGCACTTCCCGATCACCCAGGGCGTGCTGTTCAGGAAGCAGGTCGGCGCGGTCAAGGCCGTCGACGGGGTGAGCTTCGAACTGCGCCGGGGCGAGACCCTGGGCATCGTCGGCGAGTCGGGCTGCGGCAAGTCCACCCTCGCCCGGCTGCTGATGCGACTGGAGAAGCCGACCGCCGGCCGCGCCACCCTCGCCGGGCGGGACCTGTTCGCCGCCTCCGGTGGTGAGTTGCGCCGGATCCGGCGCAACATGCAGATGGTCATGCAGGACCCGTACACCTCGCTCAACCCCCGGATGACGGTGGGCGACATCATCGGCGAGCCGTTCGAGATCCACCCGGAGGCGGCCCCGAAGGGCAGCCGCCAGCGTCGCGTCCAGGAGCTGCTCGACGTCGTCGGGCTGAACCCTGAGCACGTCAACCGCTACCCGCACCAGTTCTCGGGCGGCCAGCGGCAGCGCATCGGCATCGCCCGCGCACTGGCGCTACGGCCCGAGGTGATCGTCTGCGACGAGCCGGTCTCCGCACTGGACGTCTCCATCCAGGCGCAGGTGATCAACCTGCTGGAGGAGCTTCAGGACGAGTTCGGGCTGTCGTACATCTTCATCGCCCACGACCTGTCGGTGGTCCGGCACATCTCCGACCGGATCGCCGTCATGTACCTGGGCCGGATCGTGGAGATCGGCACCGAGGCCGAGATCTACGAGCGGGCCACCCACCCGTACACCCAGGCGCTGCTCTCCGCGGCACCCGTGCCGGACCCGGACGCCCGGGAGCACCGCAGCGTCATCCGGCTCACCGGGGACGTGCCGAGCCCGGCCGACCCGCCGAGCGGCTGCCACTTCCGCACCCGCTGCTGGAAGGCCCAGGACATCTGCGCCACCCAGGACCCGCAGACCGTGCTGCGGGCCGCCGACCCACACCCCTCCGCCTGCCACTTCGCGGAGGTACGCCCGGGGCTGTGA